The Rhodothermia bacterium genome segment GATCCGTAGATTTCCGAATGGGGCAACCCGGCAAGTTGAAGACTTGTCATCTCGAAAGAGAAGCAAACCCAGGGAACTGAAACATCTAAGTACCTGGAGGAAGAGAAAACAATAGTGATTCCCTGAGTAGTGGCGAGCGAAATGGGAACAGCCCAAACCAAAAAGTTTCCGGATTTTTTGGGGTTGTAGGACTCACACAACACGACTACCGATCCAAATTGAAGTTGCTGGAAAGCGATACCATAGAAGGTGATAGTCCTGTAAGTATAAGAAAAGTAGCGTAGTGAGATTCCTGAGTACCACGGGACCGGAGAAATCCTGTGGGAAACCGCCAGCACCATCTGGCAAGGCTAAATACTCGTTCATGACCGATAGTGTACCAGTACCGTGAGGGAAAGATGAAAAGAACGCTTAGTAAGCGAGTTAAATAGTACCTGAAACCATGTGCCTACAACCAGTCGGAGCCCCTATGTGGGGTGACGGCGTGCCTTTTGCATAATGAGCCTACGAGTTGCGCTTGACTGGCAAGGTTAAGACCTTAAGGGTTGAAGCCGAAGCGAAAGCGAGTCTGAATAGGGCGTATAGTCAGTTGAGGCAGACGCGAAACCGAGTGAGCTACCCATGACCAGGATGAAGTAGTGGTAACACACTATGGAGGTCCGAACCAGTGAACGTTGAAAAGTTCTTGGATGAGTTGTGGGTAGGGGTGAAAGGCCAACCAAACTCGGAAATAGCTCGTTCTCCCCGAAATGTATTTTGGTACAGCGTCGTATTAGTGTACGGAAGGTAGAGCACTGATAAGGCTAGGGCCCTTCGCAGGGTACCAAACCTTGACAAACTCCGAATGTCCGATACATGGTGTACGGCAGTGAGGGCACGGGAGATAAGTTCCGTGTCCGAGAGGGAAAGAACCCAGATCATCAGCTAAGGTCCCCAAGTACAAACTAAGTTGAACAAAGGATGTTCGACTGCTTAGACAACTAGGATGTTGGCTTAGAAGCAGCCATTCATTTAAAGAGTGCGTAATAGCTCACTAGTCGAGCGGTTGAGCGCCGAAAATAATCGGGCATCAAGTTTGTCACCGAAGCTATGGGCTTCTTTTAGAAGCGGTAGGGGAGCATTCCAGCGACGTCGAAGTCGTAAGCGTAAGCTACGGTGGAGTTTCTGGAAACGAAGATGTAGGCATGAGTAACGATAAGACGGGCGAAAAACCCGTCCGCCGTAAGCCCAAGGGTTCCTGATCAACGTTAATCGAATCAGGGTTAGTCGGGTCCTAAGGTGAGGCCGATAGGCGTAACCGATGGAAAACTGGTTAATATTCCAGTACCACCCAAAAATGTTAACTTAAGGCGGGACACAACCGTGTAGCATCCGCGAACAGACGGATGTTCGTTAAAGCCGTGTAGGGCGTAGCGTAGGCAAATCCGCGCTGCAATAGCCTGAGCGTTGCGACAGTAGCTGGAATCTTCGGAGGATGGCATAGAGGTGTAAAGCGGTTGTCTAGAAAAGCGTCGTAAGTTGTTTAGGGTGTCCGTACCGTAAACCGACACAGGTGGGCGAGGAGAGTATCCTCAGGCGCTCGAGTGATGTACGGCTAAGGAACTCGGCAAATTAGCCCCGTAACTTCGGGATAAGGGGCGCCCCCCCATATATAAAAGCGTGAGGGGGCCGCAGTGAAAAGATCCAGGCGACTGTTTAACAAAAACACAGCTCTCTGCTAAATCGCAAGATGACGTATAGGGAGTGACACCTGCCCGGTGCTGGAAGGTTAATTGAGGTGCTTAGCGCAAGCGAAGGTGCTGATCGAAGCCCCAGTAAACGGCGGCCGTAACTATAACGGTCCTAAGGTAGCGAAATTCCTTGTCGGGTAAGTTCCGACCTGCACGAATGGTGTAACGATCTGGATACTGTCTCGGCCGTACGCTCGGTGAAATTGTGGTGCCGGTGAAGACGCCGGCTACTCCCATCGGGACGGAAAGACCCCGTGCACCTTTACTACAGCTTTACATTGACTTTGGCCAAAATTTGTGTAGGATAGGCGGGAGACTATGAAGTGGGGGCGCTAGCTTCCATGGAGTCAACCTTGAAATACCGCCCTGATTTTGGCTAGAGCCTAACCTGTGGGAGTGGATCCCAGGGAACAGTGTATGGTGGGTAGTTTGACTGGGGCGGTCGCCTCCTAAAAAGTAACGGAGGCTTACAAAGGTACCCTCAGCACGGTCGGTAATCGTGCGTAGAGTGTAAAGGCACAAGGGTGCTTGACTGCGAGACATACAGGTCGAGCAGGGACGAAAGTCGGTCTTAGTGATCCGGTGGTTCTGTATGGAAGGGCCATCGCTCAAAGGATAAAAGGTACGCCGGGGATAACAGGCTGATCTCCGCCAAGAGTTCACATCGACGCGGAGGTTTGGCACCTCGATGTCGGCTCATCGCATCCTGGGGCTGAAGAAGGTCCCAAGGGTTGAGCTGTTCGCTCATTAAAGCGGTACGCGAGCTGGGTTCAGAACGTCGTGAGACAGTTCGGTCCCTATCTGATGGGAGCGCAGGAAGCTTGAGCAGATCTGATTCTAGTACGAGAGGACCGAATTGGACGAACCTCTAGTGTATCTGTTGTGGTGCCAGCTGCATCGCAGAGTAGCTACGTTCGGATGGGATAAGCGCTGAAAGCATCTAAGCACGAAACCCACTGCAAGATTAGGCTTCCCTTATGGGTCGTTGTAGATGACGACGTTGATAGGTGACAGATGTACGCATGGCAACATGTTTAGTCGAGTCATACTAATTACCCATGAGACTTAACTAATGTCTTTTTATACGCTCCACATTCTTTCTTGATGAATGTTTACGGAGCAGAAACCTTACATTGCGTCAATAGTTTTTGACAGCTTCGCTGAAGCGTCACCGATTTCCTGGTGATTATAGCGTGAAGGAACCACCTCTTCCCATTCCGAACAGAGAAGTTAAGCTTCACAGCGCCGATGGTACTGCTCAAAAGGTGGGAGAGTAGGTCGTCGCCAGGTCAATTTTGAACCCTGATACGTTTGTGTCAGGGTTTTTTTGTTGTATCAAATAGGTAAAGTGGCTTATAGGTTGGAACGCTTTGTCTCTAAAACACTTACTTGGGTGGCATTTTGGTAGAAAGCCGTTTCTAAACGAACGATAAAATTGAGTAGGTAGGAGGGTTTGCTTCCTATCTTCAAACGTATTCCATAGCCTAATTGTGACTGTCAGGCAAGTGGATTGCATCAAAATATGCGAGCTGATTAACCGAAAAACGCACATGGGGATCATGCTTTTAGCTGGTTAAGGAACTCGGTTAAGCGTTGAAATAGCATGGGTGCGAACGTTTCTTGCTCGGGCTTCATGAAAACACTTCTTAGCATCCGCACATGGTTGTTATTGGCTTTTATGTTTGGAAATTGTTGTTGTATGCGCTTGGCCTTTCCTCTGTAAACGCTTAAGAATACAGGCTCTTGGGGCGAATTCATGGCAACCTCAAAGAGTTTTTGGCTTTGCTCATCAATTTTGCTGGTATCGTCAGAGTATGGGAAATAAGTAACAATATCTAATTGTGGATTGGTGTAGGCTCCCCAGTTTTTATCTAAAGAAATCAATTCGTGAAAATTTCGCGAGGCGCGGATACAGGCTTTCAGGATTGTGCCTAAGCCCGTATTGGCATCAAGAGGGAGGCACTTTAGGGTGAGCCATAATGCGCCAGCAGCGGCTCCAGCACGAGAACATTCTAAGCTTATTTCGCCGAGATGTAACTCGTTAGAGGTGTAATAGGTGTAGGGGGAGTCGTGGAGGTAGAAGCGGGCTAGGTTGGGATCTCGGAAAAGTACTGCACCGCAGCCATATGGTTGTAGCCCATGTTTGTGCGGATCAATCACCACGGAATCGCACTCCGAAATGGCGCGAAGTGCTTTATGCGGGATTATGGGTGATTCTTCATATGCCAAAAGCGTAAAAAATCCGCCATATGCTGCATCTACGTGAACTCGGAAGTTGTAGCGGTCGCGTAGGGGGAGCAGTTCGTGAATTGGATCAATAACACCAAGTCCCGTTGTGCCAGCCGTCATTACCACCGTACCAATGTTGTTGGTGCTAAGTTTATCTTCTAAGGCATTTAAGTCTATTTCGCCGGTTTCTGTGGCTGGAATTTTGACACATTCTATACCTAAAACACCGCACATGCGTTCGTGGGTGTAATGGGCTTCTTCGCTAAAGGCTATTTTCTTGTCTGGATGGAGACAACGTGCTACCCATAGGGCTTCAAGATTTGCGATAGTTCCGCTACTGGTAAGGTGGCCGAGGGTGTTTTCTGGAAAATGAAACATACGTGCAAGGTCGCGGATTACATCTTTTTCCATTTCGGAGGTTGGGGGGCCTCCGTCAAGTGCATGGTTGTTTGGATTAATAAACATTGCAGCGAAGTAGGCCAACTGTGCGACGGGGTGTGGTGGTTTGAGCATCTGGCCTGCATATCGCGGATGAAAAAACGGATAGTTACCTTCTAACCGTTTTAGGTATTCTGCAAAGGCATTGTTTAGGGTTTCTGGGGCGACCTCGGTGGCGGGGTGTGCTTTGTAAGTTCCGAATTGATCTTTCCAAGAATGGATGGCAGAAAAAATCTGCTCTAAGGTTGGCTTGTAGTCCATAAGTGGCTTTGATGAAAGGAATGGGATAGAAATATTGTGTTTTTAAGGTTCAATTTTTTTGTTGATAAACCCTAACATAATCAACGATGAACTTCATGGGTGTGTGATCGGGGTTTATGGGGCCGGGCCAGTTTGCCCCCATTGCCAGATTGATGAGCAGGTAAAAGTGCTTGTGGAAGGCGTTTCCGTCTGGTTCGTTGGCGGTTTCGAGGGCAAAAGTATGGTAAAGCTGGTTGTCGAAGAACCATTTGATTTCATTTTCGTCCCACGTTAAGGCATACAAATGGAAGTCGTCCGAGAGTGGTTGTGGGGTTTTGATTGTGCCCCCATTCGATTTGTATTTACCGTCTTTTGGATAATGGATGGTTCCATAGACCGTTTTGGGATCTCGGTCTCCGATGAATTCTAATAGGTCAATTTCTCCGCACTTGGGCCAACCGACTTTTGTGCGATTGATGCCCATCAACCAAATAGCAGGCCATGCGCCTTGGCCTGCGGGAACTTTTGCCCGGACTTCTATTCGTCCGAATTTCCAATGGGCTTTTCCCAAAGTGATAAGACTGGCTGAGGTATATTCGGCGGATTTTCGTTGCG includes the following:
- a CDS encoding aspartate aminotransferase family protein; this encodes MDYKPTLEQIFSAIHSWKDQFGTYKAHPATEVAPETLNNAFAEYLKRLEGNYPFFHPRYAGQMLKPPHPVAQLAYFAAMFINPNNHALDGGPPTSEMEKDVIRDLARMFHFPENTLGHLTSSGTIANLEALWVARCLHPDKKIAFSEEAHYTHERMCGVLGIECVKIPATETGEIDLNALEDKLSTNNIGTVVMTAGTTGLGVIDPIHELLPLRDRYNFRVHVDAAYGGFFTLLAYEESPIIPHKALRAISECDSVVIDPHKHGLQPYGCGAVLFRDPNLARFYLHDSPYTYYTSNELHLGEISLECSRAGAAAGALWLTLKCLPLDANTGLGTILKACIRASRNFHELISLDKNWGAYTNPQLDIVTYFPYSDDTSKIDEQSQKLFEVAMNSPQEPVFLSVYRGKAKRIQQQFPNIKANNNHVRMLRSVFMKPEQETFAPMLFQRLTEFLNQLKA
- a CDS encoding glycoside hydrolase family 16 protein — encoded protein: MIKYLLFLLALSGCTNIAPSVDGWELVWQDEFNQDGRPNPAKWDYEEGFIRNEESQYYTRSRTENARVENGHLIIEGRKENFTNPKYDPNGKTWQTQRKSAEYTSASLITLGKAHWKFGRIEVRAKVPAGQGAWPAIWLMGINRTKVGWPKCGEIDLLEFIGDRDPKTVYGTIHYPKDGKYKSNGGTIKTPQPLSDDFHLYALTWDENEIKWFFDNQLYHTFALETANEPDGNAFHKHFYLLINLAMGANWPGPINPDHTPMKFIVDYVRVYQQKN